In a single window of the Enoplosus armatus isolate fEnoArm2 chromosome 15, fEnoArm2.hap1, whole genome shotgun sequence genome:
- the pank2 gene encoding pantothenate kinase 2, mitochondrial, whose translation MAFNGHQRDDKSIDEDETPTKQPRSNKEMPGCFSNEPNNEAAASAGRATSDRRTSNSTARHRIDSVKKTRPPFPWFGMDIGGTLVKLVYFEPKDITAEEEQEEVENLKSIRRYLTSNTAYAKTGIRDVHLELKDLMLCGRTGNLHFIRFPTHDLPAFLQMGRNKHFSSLHTTLCATGGGAYKFESDFRTMADLQLHKLDELDCLIRGVLYIDSVVSSGPSECYYFENPTDPDRCIQRPYTLENPYPLLLVNIGSGVSIMAVYSESNYKRVTGTSLGGGTFLGLCCLLTGCSTFEEALEMASQGESTRVDKLVRDIYGGDYERFGLPGWAVASSFGNMMSKEKRESVSKEDLARATLVTITNNIGSITRMCALNENIERVVFVGNFLRVNTLSMKLLAYAMDYWSKGQLKALFLQHEGYFGAVGALLELLHPS comes from the exons ATGGCGTTCAATGGCCACCAACGCGACGATAAAAGTATCGACGAAGACGAAACGCCCACGAAGCAGCCGCGGTCCAACAAGGAGATGCCCGGGTGTTTCAGCAACGAGCCCAACAATGAGGCAGCCGCGTCCGCAGGAAGAGCCACATCCGACCGGCGGACCTCCAACTCGACGGCGAGGCATCGGATCGACTCGGTGAAGAAAACAAGGCCGC CATTTCCCTGGTTTGGGATGGACATTGGAGGCACTCTTGTGAAGCTGGTGTACTTTGAGCCCAAAGAcatcacagcagaggaggagcaggaagaggtggagaaCCTGAAGAGCATCCGGCGCTACCTCACCTCCAATACCGCCTATGCTAAAACTGGCATCAGGGACGTGCACCTGGAGCTGAAGGACCTGATGCTGTGCGGCAGGACAGGCAACCTGCACTTCATCCGCTTCCCCACGCATGACCTGCCGGCCTTCCTGCAGATGGGCCGCAATAAGCACTTCTCCAGCCTCCACACCACCCTCTGCGCCACAGGAGGGGGGGCGTACAAGTTTGAGTCTGATTTCCGCACG atgGCTGACCTGCAGCTTCACAAGCTGGATGAGCTGGACTGTTTGATTCGAGGGGTGTTATACATCGACTCGGTAGTGTCCAGCGGACCCTCAGAGTGCTACTACTTTGAAAACCCCACCGACCCAGATCGCTGCATCCAGCGGCCCTACACACTGGAGAACCCCTATCCTCTGCTGCTGGTCAACATAGGGTCTGGGGTCAGCATCATGGCCGTCTACTCTGAGAGCAACTACAAACGAGTTACAGGGACTAG CCTCGGTGGTGGGACCTTCCTGGGCCTGTGTTGCCTGCTGACTGGCTGCTCTACTTTCGAGGAAGCTCTAGAAATGGCTTCTCAAGGGGAGAGCACCCGAGTGGACAAGCTGGTTCGGGACATCTATGGAGGAGACTATGAGAGGTTTGGGCTGCCAGGCTGGGCTGTAGCCTCAAG TTTTGGCAACATGATGTCCAAAGAGAAGAGGGAGTCGGTGTCCAAAGAGGACCTAGCCAGGGCAACACTGGTCACCATCACCAATAACATTGGCTCCATCACCAGGATGTGTGCTCTCAATGAG AACATAGAGAGAGTGGTGTTTGTGGGCAACTTCCTAAGAGTGAACACCCTCTCCATGAAACTGTTGGCGTACGCCATGGACTACTGGTCTAAAGGGCAGCTCAAGGCACTCTTCCTACAGCATGAG gGTTACTTCGGAGCGGTTGGAGCCCTGTTAGAGCTTCTGCATCCATCCTAA